One genomic segment of Paraburkholderia phymatum STM815 includes these proteins:
- a CDS encoding putative bifunctional diguanylate cyclase/phosphodiesterase, protein MEAALAARELTLAWQPVVDRTARKTVCAEALLRWTHPELGVVPPARFVPVAEQAGLIERIGDWVIERACAQAAQWRLHMAPYLCVAVNVSPLQLNRRFVRTVSRALEISGLPPSALELEITESQPVLDTRSAVSTIAAIAKFGVRFVIDDFGAGYSSLSYLRRLPLHGLKIDRSFVMGLPHDSRSAVIVEGLAQIAHSISLTVTAEGVETEEQAVFLRECGIDRMQGFLYSRAVEPDDFVEDCRTRSGLRE, encoded by the coding sequence TTGGAAGCTGCGCTGGCGGCGCGCGAGCTGACACTAGCGTGGCAACCCGTCGTGGATCGCACAGCGCGCAAGACGGTTTGCGCAGAAGCGCTGCTGCGCTGGACCCATCCGGAACTGGGCGTCGTCCCGCCCGCGCGGTTCGTGCCCGTCGCCGAACAAGCGGGCCTGATCGAGCGTATCGGCGATTGGGTCATCGAACGCGCTTGCGCACAAGCGGCACAGTGGCGCTTGCACATGGCGCCCTATCTGTGCGTGGCGGTGAATGTGTCGCCGCTTCAACTCAACAGGCGTTTTGTGAGGACGGTCTCGCGCGCCCTCGAGATCAGCGGGCTGCCGCCTTCGGCGCTGGAACTCGAAATCACCGAGAGCCAGCCGGTGCTCGATACGCGATCCGCGGTGTCGACGATAGCGGCCATCGCGAAGTTCGGCGTCCGATTCGTCATCGACGATTTCGGCGCCGGCTATTCGTCGCTCTCGTATCTCCGGCGACTTCCCCTGCACGGCTTGAAGATTGACCGGTCGTTTGTCATGGGCCTGCCGCACGACAGCCGGTCGGCGGTAATCGTGGAAGGACTCGCGCAGATCGCGCATTCGATCTCGCTCACCGTGACGGCGGAAGGCGTCGAAACGGAAGAGCAGGCGGTGTTTCTGCGCGAATGCGGAATCGACCGCATGCAGGGCTTCCTGTATAGCCGCGCGGTCGAGCCCGATGATTTCGTCGAAGATTGCCGGACGCGTTCAGGTCTGCGCGAGTGA
- a CDS encoding c-type cytochrome, with product MNAARVFRAGHRGLAQQPARGARAATPWIAARRMSMLLLACAATFAQPSPADAQSNGDASLAQQHWVLNCMGCHTATGGGIPGKVPPLANSLGYFEHLPAGREYVMRVPGASNSALSDQELADVLNWLLTTMNRDALPKDFKPYTAAELSAHRRPAYSDVATVRNGLIRDLHERGIKGVADRY from the coding sequence ATGAACGCCGCCCGCGTGTTTCGTGCCGGCCATCGCGGACTCGCGCAACAGCCCGCGCGCGGCGCGCGGGCTGCCACGCCGTGGATCGCGGCGCGCCGCATGTCGATGTTGCTGCTCGCGTGCGCCGCGACGTTCGCGCAACCATCGCCTGCCGATGCACAAAGCAACGGCGATGCATCGCTCGCGCAGCAGCATTGGGTGCTCAACTGCATGGGTTGCCATACGGCGACGGGAGGCGGCATTCCCGGCAAGGTGCCGCCGCTGGCGAACTCGCTCGGCTACTTCGAGCATCTGCCCGCGGGACGCGAATATGTGATGCGCGTGCCGGGCGCGTCGAATTCCGCGCTCTCCGATCAGGAACTCGCAGACGTGCTGAACTGGCTGCTCACGACGATGAACCGCGATGCGCTGCCGAAGGACTTCAAGCCCTATACGGCCGCCGAACTCAGCGCCCACCGCCGGCCCGCTTACTCCGATGTCGCGACCGTGCGCAACGGACTGATCCGCGATCTCCATGAGCGCGGCATCAAGGGTGTCGCGGACCGTTACTGA
- a CDS encoding LysR substrate-binding domain-containing protein has translation MKTHQLRALVAVADAGSVRGAARLLDTSPAAITQSLQLLEESIQMQLVLRTSSGVTLTECGQTLLTHARLIVSQMTRAHEALDALRGIPRRRLSVAVTAWVALTFLPETVARFRERMPQIQLELFEGLLAIANPRLRDGSLDIYIGRQSPGAASGAFTYQPVFASSRAVVARNGHPNAASRSLADLLELDWLVALDPETEGQAPYRTFAQYGLPVPRSIHYLHSLAVAVPLLRYTDMVSIFPWPLVELCAQRDDLCALPLREQLDDSLVGIITRNGEPPDAASRCFIDCFIETVRGEKWMASAHIRRAMHSVEILV, from the coding sequence ATGAAAACGCATCAGCTCCGCGCGCTGGTCGCCGTAGCGGACGCGGGCAGCGTGCGCGGTGCAGCGCGGCTGCTCGACACGTCGCCTGCCGCGATCACGCAAAGCCTCCAGTTGCTGGAGGAGTCCATCCAGATGCAGCTGGTTTTACGCACGTCGTCCGGCGTCACGCTCACCGAATGCGGGCAAACCCTGCTGACGCATGCGCGTCTGATCGTGTCGCAAATGACGCGCGCTCATGAAGCGCTCGATGCGTTGCGCGGCATTCCTCGCAGAAGGCTGTCCGTGGCCGTGACCGCGTGGGTGGCACTGACGTTCCTGCCGGAGACGGTCGCGCGTTTCCGCGAGCGTATGCCGCAGATTCAGCTCGAACTATTCGAAGGTTTGCTTGCGATTGCGAATCCGCGCCTGCGCGACGGCAGCCTCGATATCTACATCGGCCGGCAGTCGCCTGGCGCGGCGAGCGGCGCGTTCACTTATCAGCCGGTGTTTGCATCGAGCCGCGCAGTGGTCGCGCGCAACGGTCATCCGAATGCGGCAAGCCGCTCACTGGCTGACCTGCTCGAACTCGACTGGCTGGTTGCACTCGATCCCGAGACGGAAGGGCAGGCGCCGTACCGGACGTTCGCGCAATATGGCTTGCCCGTGCCGCGGAGCATTCACTATCTGCACTCGCTGGCGGTGGCCGTGCCGTTGCTCCGCTATACCGACATGGTCAGTATCTTTCCGTGGCCTCTGGTGGAGTTGTGCGCGCAGCGCGACGATCTGTGCGCGCTGCCGTTGCGAGAACAGCTCGACGATTCACTCGTCGGCATCATTACGCGCAACGGCGAGCCGCCCGATGCGGCGTCGCGCTGCTTCATAGACTGTTTCATTGAAACGGTTCGCGGCGAGAAGTGGATGGCGTCAGCCCACATTCGCCGCGCGATGCACTCGGTCGAGATACTCGTCTAG
- a CDS encoding porin, with product MNHPTTPRQIAAAVAALAAALAAPCIAQAQSSITLYGDVDAGITYTNNQQVTHADGSIGGGHNFQFTGGNSAPSRFGLTGSEDLGGGTAVTFKLENSFYTGTGSFVQGGTLFNQNAWVGLTSERYGTLTFGRQFDSYTNALAPYASSNNWATLFGSHLGDVDNLNAALNLNNAVQYVSPTFAGFSVSGTYSLGGVAGDFAQKRGWAVAASYSNAPFSFGIGYLDLNNPLDAALGGQQGYIGDFACSNPTAMYCELQNARSLKTFGAGGTYTFGPATFGLVYTHTKLDDSQYFASAALPQGSDVRFDIVEVNATYAVSPALSLGAAYIYNSMKTDVSGSPKFHQANLGATYNLSKRTTLYAVGIFQKAAGSGIGADPVTGQAVNYAQIPNLPNSTTDKQVSVTVGLKHNF from the coding sequence ATGAATCATCCGACGACGCCGCGGCAGATCGCGGCGGCGGTGGCCGCACTCGCCGCGGCGCTGGCAGCGCCCTGCATCGCGCAAGCACAAAGCAGCATCACGCTATACGGCGATGTCGACGCGGGCATCACGTACACGAACAACCAGCAGGTCACGCATGCGGACGGCAGCATTGGCGGCGGTCACAACTTCCAGTTCACGGGCGGCAATTCCGCGCCCTCGCGCTTCGGCCTGACGGGCAGCGAAGATCTCGGCGGCGGCACGGCCGTTACGTTCAAGCTCGAAAACAGCTTCTATACGGGCACGGGCAGCTTCGTGCAAGGCGGCACGCTGTTCAACCAGAACGCGTGGGTCGGCCTCACGAGCGAACGTTACGGCACGCTGACCTTCGGCCGCCAGTTCGATTCGTACACGAATGCGCTTGCACCGTACGCGTCGAGTAACAACTGGGCTACGCTTTTCGGCTCCCATCTCGGCGACGTCGACAACCTGAATGCCGCGCTGAATCTGAACAATGCGGTGCAGTACGTGAGTCCGACGTTTGCAGGCTTTTCGGTGAGCGGCACGTACTCGCTGGGCGGCGTCGCGGGTGACTTCGCGCAAAAGCGCGGCTGGGCCGTCGCGGCGAGTTACAGCAACGCGCCGTTCTCGTTCGGCATCGGCTATCTCGACCTGAACAATCCCCTCGATGCGGCGCTCGGCGGCCAGCAGGGTTATATCGGCGACTTTGCGTGCTCGAATCCGACCGCGATGTACTGCGAGCTGCAGAACGCGCGCTCGCTGAAGACGTTCGGCGCGGGCGGCACATACACGTTCGGACCGGCGACGTTCGGCCTCGTCTATACCCATACGAAGCTGGACGATAGCCAGTACTTCGCGAGCGCCGCCTTGCCGCAAGGCTCCGATGTGCGCTTCGATATTGTCGAAGTGAATGCGACGTATGCGGTGTCGCCCGCTCTTTCACTCGGCGCCGCGTATATCTACAACTCGATGAAAACCGATGTGAGCGGTTCGCCGAAGTTTCACCAGGCGAACCTGGGCGCGACCTACAACCTGTCGAAGCGTACGACGCTGTATGCCGTGGGGATTTTCCAGAAGGCGGCGGGCAGCGGAATCGGCGCCGACCCTGTAACGGGGCAAGCCGTGAATTACGCACAGATTCCCAATCTGCCGAATTCGACGACCGACAAGCAGGTGTCGGTAACTGTCGGGTTGAAGCACAACTTCTGA
- a CDS encoding aldehyde dehydrogenase family protein, whose amino-acid sequence METNPTFPLLDATQAFLAKPKKMLIGAEWTDAASGRTLDVLNPADGSVLARVPEANEHDVQQAVAAARRAFDAGPWRSTKTTDRERLLLKLADLVEANARELAEIESLDNGKPVAVAQGLDVSMAAQCFRYMAGWATKIEGSVIDAGMPYLPDSKVFAYTRKEPVGVVGAIIPWNFPLLMAAWKVAPALATGCTVVLKPAEDTPLSALRLGELIREAGYPEGVVNIVTGYGHTAGAALSRDPRIDKIAFTGSTQTGKLIGHAALDNMTRMSLELGGKSPVIVLPDVDVDKAAHGVANAIFFNSGQVCTAGSRVYIHSKVFDKVIDGVAQIAKSLKVGAGMDPSTLIGPLVSAKQRERVCGYIDSGFAEGARAAAGGKMLDKAGFFVEPTVMVDTNHTMRVVREEIFGPVLVAMPFDETDTAVQLANDTPYGLGASIWSNDMSAVHKLIPRIAAGTVWVNCHSLLDNALPFGGMKQSGFGRELGRAVVDQYTESKSVMINYA is encoded by the coding sequence ATGGAGACGAACCCTACCTTCCCGCTGCTCGACGCCACGCAAGCGTTCCTCGCGAAGCCGAAGAAGATGCTGATCGGCGCTGAATGGACGGACGCGGCCTCGGGCCGCACGCTCGACGTCCTCAATCCCGCCGACGGCAGCGTGCTCGCGCGCGTGCCCGAAGCGAACGAGCACGACGTGCAGCAAGCGGTCGCCGCCGCGCGCCGCGCCTTCGACGCAGGCCCGTGGCGCTCGACGAAGACCACTGACCGCGAACGTCTGCTCCTCAAGCTCGCCGATCTTGTCGAAGCGAATGCTCGCGAACTTGCCGAAATCGAATCGCTCGACAATGGCAAGCCGGTGGCGGTTGCACAAGGCCTGGACGTGTCGATGGCCGCGCAGTGCTTCCGCTATATGGCGGGCTGGGCGACGAAGATCGAAGGCAGCGTGATCGATGCGGGCATGCCTTACCTGCCCGATAGCAAAGTGTTCGCGTACACGCGCAAGGAACCCGTCGGCGTGGTCGGCGCGATCATTCCCTGGAATTTCCCGCTGCTGATGGCGGCCTGGAAGGTCGCGCCCGCGCTCGCGACGGGCTGCACCGTCGTGCTGAAGCCCGCTGAAGACACGCCGCTGTCCGCGCTGCGTCTGGGCGAACTGATTCGCGAGGCGGGCTACCCGGAAGGCGTCGTCAATATCGTCACGGGCTACGGGCATACGGCGGGCGCTGCACTGTCGCGCGATCCGCGCATCGACAAGATCGCGTTCACGGGTTCGACGCAGACGGGCAAGCTGATCGGCCACGCCGCGCTCGACAACATGACGCGCATGTCGCTCGAACTGGGCGGCAAGTCGCCTGTGATCGTGCTGCCCGATGTCGATGTCGACAAGGCCGCGCACGGCGTCGCGAATGCGATCTTCTTCAACTCGGGTCAGGTGTGCACGGCGGGCTCGCGCGTCTATATCCACAGCAAGGTATTCGACAAGGTGATCGACGGCGTCGCGCAGATTGCAAAGAGCCTGAAGGTCGGCGCGGGCATGGATCCGTCCACGCTGATTGGCCCGCTCGTGTCAGCGAAACAGCGCGAGCGCGTCTGCGGCTACATCGATTCGGGCTTCGCGGAAGGCGCGCGCGCCGCAGCGGGCGGCAAGATGCTCGACAAGGCGGGCTTTTTCGTCGAGCCAACCGTGATGGTCGACACGAATCACACGATGCGCGTGGTGCGCGAGGAAATCTTCGGGCCCGTGCTGGTCGCGATGCCCTTCGACGAAACCGACACCGCCGTACAGCTCGCGAACGACACGCCCTATGGGCTCGGCGCGAGCATCTGGTCGAACGATATGTCGGCTGTTCACAAGCTGATTCCGCGCATCGCTGCCGGCACGGTGTGGGTGAACTGCCATTCGCTGCTCGACAACGCGCTGCCGTTCGGCGGCATGAAGCAATCGGGCTTCGGCCGTGAACTGGGCCGTGCCGTCGTCGACCAGTACACGGAAAGCAAGTCCGTGATGATCAATTACGCGTAA